A window of Drosophila santomea strain STO CAGO 1482 chromosome X, Prin_Dsan_1.1, whole genome shotgun sequence genomic DNA:
GATCTTTCTACTACCAGCTTATCGCAGTACAAGCTCCATACACCCATGATTGGACAGAAAAGGGCCACCATTCTAATCTAATAACAGCCAGACGGTATTTCAGAGATTGTGATATCTGCAGGGCCAGTGAGTACGCACAAAAGGGGTCCTCAACATAATGTGTGTATTCTCGGAGAGTTCATAGCCAGCAAATCATTTAACAATGGACCTTCGGTGTGTCGCTCTATTACAACATAACTCAATTTAATGTCACGATGACGCAGGTTCCGACTGGTGAGCTCTGGCCAGAAACAGGGCACACGTTTGGGTGGCGGCGGATCACCGTCGAGCAGGAGTTCCGTGTTCcgtggttgtggttgtggccCAGCCGAGCAAAATGTGGGACAAAGTCTGGTCAACATGGCAACCGGCAACGGGCGGGAGACGGGGCTTATCGGCGAGAGTTGGCTGCGGCGCCTAGTCGCAGGAGCCGTCCAGCCAGCCGTCGCGCCACCTCTCGTTCACTTTGGTGCAGTCGAAGAGCGGCTTGCCCAGTTTGTCGTTGACCCGGTTGTGGAACTTGCACAGCCACAGTGCCAGCTCTTTCTGGGAGTTCACATTGATGGGGTTTACGTCCAAGctgcaataaaaagttaaagaGTCGGCGTGCTTAGTTGGCTTGAAGATCCACTTACTCGGTGCGAAAGTCCTTGGCGCAAAACTCGCAGGGATAAAGGCGCGACAGAACCTCAAAGAAAGTCTTCATGTCGCGCTTCTCGGTGTCCGTGGGGTTGTCCGAGTAGAAGGCGGCCATGGTGTGGAGCAGTCCCCAGGTGGAGATTCCCAGCCGCACCTTGTCCAGCGGGCAGTCGTCGCGGGGCAGCGGATCTTCGGCGGCGTTAACGGTCAGTTTCTCGGCGGCGGCCATGTGCTTCACCTGGAGGGATAAGCAGAGAGGGGAGAGGCGAGTGTTAATGTGCTGGTTGCGGAGGCAAGGTGGCCAACGGAGTCACATCACCTTGGCGCTCTGCACGTTGGAGATGAGGCGTTGCTGCTTGGACCAGGACTTGAAATCGTTGCAAGTGCGGCAGTTGGAGTCCTGCTTGCCGGCGCTAGCGCCAGCCTTGCGGTTCGCCGCGAATGGGAACTCCTGGTGCTCCTTATCCGTCTCGGGATTCGCCTCGGCGGACATGATGAAGTCCGGGTCACGGATCAGACGGAGCACTGTGCGCTGCAGACGGCGGATTACCAGGCGAGTGGCCTCCCTGCTGAGTTCGATGTGCGTGGGGCTGATGTAGTCGTAGCCGTAGTTGTGGCACTGGCGGCGCAGCAGGAGCGTTGGTGTGGTGGGCAGTTCTAGAATCTTGAAACTTCGCTCGGCTATTGTGAAAATCATAAAAAGCATGCGCATGGTTGCCACCTTGTTTCGAAACGAAACATTACTTTAGGACACTTCTGGTTGTTATTTAAGCGGTTGCACTCAGCAGAAGCTACTAAATTGTGGCCTTAAGAATCCTGGCCAGGACCTGGCCAAGGACAAAAGTCCGGGCAGCTCAGTAACTTTTTCAAATTATACTGGCCAGCAATCGGAAATCGAAACAGAATTGTTCCCATAAGGGGAGCAGTCTGGCAGCCTGCTCGCAGTTGTGATCGATAACAGACCGTTGCGAGTTGCGCGCGCAACCGCAACAATTCAAAAAGCAAAGCGGTTAGCAAATTACTGGGGTTCTCTTTTAATTCGAGACGCTCGAAACAACTTACATGTGAATGGGATGGAAGCTGGCGTATGTGAGTGCTGCAGCCCCAGAAAAATTTTGCGCCTTGGAACTGATTAAAATAGAATAACACATATGCTATTGgcaatatttattgatttttctaaTCCAAATTTTTAACGTACacaatacaatttttttgaaGACTTTTCCGTAAACTTCTACATTTACAGCTTTGATATCTGATCTGTGACATAATTTGCAAAAGTTCTGTGTGATCTGAAGGCACAATCTCGGTTATTGTGTTTTAAATGTGTATTAATACAATAAATTCACTTAGTAACAACTACAACGTCTGGCACGTGAGTAAGACAAGTTAACAACTGGCCGccgggtttgggtttgggttaGCTCTGCTCCGTCCTGCTCCGAGCAATCTGAACCTGGAGCAGTTCGCAGTGGTTAGACGTACGACactcataaatatatatatatatatataaacattcCGTTGGCTGATTGTACGCTGTGCAGCATTTAGTTATGGTTTTGAGATTTAGGATCGTTAGCTTTAACCGCTGCATCGCTTACAACCAGTTGCGAGAACGCACATAAATTAAGCGTGTAAACACTATCAAAAAgttaatataaaatgtaaaattggCGCCGATTGTTGCTCTTGCGACCTGCTGGCTCGCTTCATCCGGCTCCCACTCAGGCATAGTCTCTGAACATGGTGAACAGGCTGTAGAGGACGCGCAGGGTGGACTTCAGGTCCATGTTCACGATGTCCTCCGGTCGCGCCTTTGGCTTAGGCAAGC
This region includes:
- the LOC120457219 gene encoding FAD-linked sulfhydryl oxidase ALR, with the protein product MRMLFMIFTIAERSFKILELPTTPTLLLRRQCHNYGYDYISPTHIELSREATRLVIRRLQRTVLRLIRDPDFIMSAEANPETDKEHQEFPFAANRKAGASAGKQDSNCRTCNDFKSWSKQQRLISNVQSAKVKHMAAAEKLTVNAAEDPLPRDDCPLDKVRLGISTWGLLHTMAAFYSDNPTDTEKRDMKTFFEVLSRLYPCEFCAKDFRTDLDVNPINVNSQKELALWLCKFHNRVNDKLGKPLFDCTKVNERWRDGWLDGSCD